Proteins from one Gimesia maris genomic window:
- a CDS encoding antibiotic biosynthesis monooxygenase family protein, whose protein sequence is MNLPRKTPCYAVIFTSTLSDSQEGYDAMSDRMLELAAQQPGYLGIESFRSPDGKGVTISYWEDLNAITAWKQNPEHQSAQELGKIQWYQNYSIEIARIESGYSFDRP, encoded by the coding sequence ATGAATTTGCCTCGAAAAACGCCCTGTTATGCAGTCATTTTTACTTCGACTCTCTCCGACTCTCAAGAGGGGTACGACGCCATGTCAGACCGCATGCTGGAACTGGCAGCGCAACAGCCCGGCTATTTGGGAATAGAGTCTTTTCGTTCACCGGACGGGAAGGGGGTGACTATTTCCTATTGGGAGGATCTGAATGCCATCACTGCCTGGAAACAAAACCCGGAACATCAGTCAGCACAAGAACTTGGAAAAATCCAATGGTACCAGAACTACTCTATTGAAATCGCCCGGATCGAGTCAGGTTACTCTTTTGACAGGCCGTGA
- a CDS encoding LysR family transcriptional regulator produces MHLRNAELFCDVVVQGSFSKAAEVRRVSQSAASQAVHALEKRLGAQLIDRSKRPFELTPAGAIYFDGCQQLLKSFEQVEEQVRRAVGQTRSRVRIAAIYSVGLAQMHDYVEHFQQLYPDVMVTLDYLHPDEVYQRICENQADLGLVSFPKEEKDLTRILWQEQPMVLVVHPGHPLAERESCPVDALEDEPFVAFTSELVVRQKIDRWLRKAGVHVQLIHEFDNIENMKRAVEAGAGISVLPLPTVAKEVHNQSLKVVRLEEVEWFRPIGIIQRKQKTTPDVVSKFIEVLHEDPANFSSARRESTEVSASGSEKPPSMDAFSFGPLIARE; encoded by the coding sequence ATGCATCTGCGTAATGCTGAACTTTTCTGTGATGTCGTCGTGCAAGGCAGCTTCTCCAAAGCTGCTGAGGTTCGTCGTGTATCCCAGTCGGCAGCCAGCCAGGCGGTGCATGCCTTAGAAAAGCGTCTGGGGGCCCAGTTAATCGATCGTTCCAAGCGACCTTTTGAACTGACTCCCGCCGGTGCTATTTATTTTGATGGATGTCAGCAGTTGCTGAAGTCATTCGAACAGGTCGAAGAGCAGGTCCGCCGGGCCGTCGGTCAGACTCGCAGTCGCGTGCGGATCGCGGCCATCTATTCGGTCGGACTGGCTCAGATGCATGATTATGTCGAGCATTTTCAGCAATTGTACCCGGATGTGATGGTGACCCTTGATTATCTGCACCCGGATGAAGTCTATCAGCGAATCTGCGAGAATCAGGCGGATCTGGGGCTGGTTTCCTTCCCCAAGGAAGAAAAAGATCTGACGAGGATCCTCTGGCAGGAACAGCCGATGGTACTGGTCGTTCATCCCGGTCATCCGTTAGCGGAACGCGAGAGCTGTCCGGTTGATGCCCTCGAAGATGAACCTTTTGTGGCGTTCACATCAGAATTAGTCGTTCGACAAAAGATCGATCGCTGGCTGAGAAAAGCCGGCGTCCACGTACAGTTGATCCATGAATTTGATAATATTGAGAATATGAAACGGGCCGTCGAAGCCGGGGCTGGTATTTCTGTCCTGCCTTTACCGACCGTCGCAAAAGAAGTTCATAATCAGTCGCTGAAAGTGGTACGTCTGGAAGAAGTCGAATGGTTCCGCCCGATCGGGATCATTCAGAGAAAACAGAAAACGACGCCTGATGTGGTGTCGAAATTCATAGAAGTCTTGCATGAAGACCCCGCGAATTTCTCCAGCGCTCGCAGAGAATCGACCGAGGTATCAGCATCCGGGAGTGAAAAACCTCCCAGCATGGATGCATTTTCGTTCGGTCCTTTGATAGCGCGTGAATAA
- the gltB gene encoding glutamate synthase large subunit codes for MTSRTVRRGTDSENKARSSIFQVGQLPEAHGLYDPEFEHDSCGVGFVAHIKGERSHQIVLDADEMLRHMTHRGACGCEENTGDGAGILISMPHDFLSRVVKEDLNLTLPAQGNYGLGNVFLPTDVAQREHCKKAVEEIAHQQGLVVQGWRLLPVSPDVADIGPSALRALPHMEQVIISTSNGKVADQDHLERQLYIILKASSRLLREGSNLPQGLMFYFCSLSSKVLVYKGMLTPDQVMPFYPDLQADDFTSHLAMVHSRFSTNTFPSWDRAQPCRFMAHNGEINTLRGNANWMYARQGMMSSDLFGDDLKKLFPIIEPHCSDSGNFDNALELLLMSGRPLPEVMMMMIPEAWQNHHSISVAKRAFYEYHSALQEPWDGPASVSFTDGQCIGAVLDRNGLRPSRYYVTHDDRVIMASEVGVLEVDPKIVKEKGRLQPGKMFLVDFEEGRLIPDEEIKEKYATKRPYQEWLQDQRILLSDLPLEGQVEEIPKKELLSRMQSFGFTFETLKFMLIPLIKAKKDPIGSMGNDAALACLSDQSRLLYDYFHQLFAQVTNPAIDSIREEVIMSLECYIGPEGNLLDSTEEQCHRLLIPEPIISNEEMAAIKAMDYRGWKNKTIDVTYPKAEGEAGFRAALDRIREEASQAIADGFSLITLSDRAAGRDRIGLPTMVSCGAIHHHLVRNEQRTQIGIVLETGEAREVHHHCLLFGYGADAINPYMAFEALWHSLEAGELDAAKWTRESIVAAYRKGVSKGMLKVMAKMGISTLQSYKGAQIFEAVGLNNEIIDACFAGTASRIKGIGFDVVAKECEMRHNIGYPQREQHRLPVLPNPGVYHWRANGEKHSWSPENIANIQAAATTGDKEAYKRFAKAVNEQTTRECHLRGLLKFKKRDSIPLEEVEPVTEIVKRFCTGAMSYGSISAESHEALAIAMNRLGGKSNTGEGGEDSARFKPMENGDSKRSAIKQIASGRFGVTSWYLTNADELQIKISQGAKPGEGGELPGHKVNKIIASVRHSTPGVGLISPPPHHDIYSIEDLSQLIYDLKNTNPKARISVKLVSEVGVGTIASGVAKGHADNILISGASGGTGASPLTSVKHAGLPWELGISETHQTLVLNDLRSRVRLQTDGQLKTGRDIVIASLLGAEEFGFSTGPLITMGCIMMRKCHLNTCPVGIATQNPELRKKFAGQPEHVVNYFFLLAEEARELMAELGFRTMDEMVGRSDVLQLDESVAHWKAKHLDLTPILRLAEKPHPNVGTYCTMDQQHGLEIVLDNLLISEAQPAIQKGEPVTIDVKLKNTDRTFGTMLSHEVSKAHGADGLPDETIHINSKGSAGQSLGAWLAHGITIEHEGDANDYVGKGLSGGRIIIYPPEDSTFAPEDNIIVGNVNLYGATQGEVYIRGQAAERFCVRNSGASAVVEGIGDHGCEYMTGGRAVILGETGRNFAAGMSGGVAYVYDPEGLLLQNSNLETIELEPVEEADDIAELKALIDNHRKFTGSTIAKKILDHWESELESFKKVMPIDYKRALEEMAAEEAEVVV; via the coding sequence ATGACAAGTCGAACCGTTCGGCGTGGAACTGATTCCGAGAACAAAGCACGAAGCTCCATTTTTCAGGTGGGGCAACTTCCGGAAGCGCACGGGCTCTACGATCCGGAATTCGAGCATGACAGTTGTGGTGTCGGGTTTGTCGCCCACATTAAAGGCGAACGTTCGCACCAGATCGTGCTGGACGCCGATGAAATGCTGCGTCATATGACTCACCGTGGCGCCTGTGGTTGCGAAGAAAATACCGGCGATGGTGCCGGGATTCTGATTTCCATGCCGCACGACTTCCTGTCGCGCGTCGTCAAAGAAGACCTGAACCTGACGCTGCCTGCTCAAGGAAACTATGGTCTGGGGAATGTCTTCCTGCCTACCGATGTTGCCCAGCGGGAGCATTGCAAAAAGGCGGTTGAGGAAATTGCTCACCAGCAGGGCCTGGTCGTGCAAGGCTGGCGACTGCTGCCGGTCAGTCCCGATGTCGCCGACATCGGTCCTTCCGCACTGCGGGCTCTGCCGCACATGGAGCAGGTCATTATTTCGACCTCCAACGGAAAAGTCGCTGACCAGGATCACCTGGAACGCCAGCTTTACATCATTCTGAAAGCCTCCAGTCGACTGCTGCGGGAAGGCAGCAATCTTCCTCAGGGGCTGATGTTCTACTTCTGCTCACTCTCAAGTAAGGTGCTCGTCTATAAAGGGATGTTGACCCCCGATCAGGTCATGCCCTTCTATCCCGACCTGCAGGCTGATGATTTTACAAGTCACCTGGCCATGGTTCACTCCCGCTTCTCCACGAACACGTTCCCCAGTTGGGATCGCGCCCAGCCCTGTCGTTTCATGGCTCATAACGGCGAGATTAACACACTGCGGGGAAATGCGAACTGGATGTATGCCCGGCAGGGAATGATGTCCAGTGACCTGTTCGGGGATGACTTGAAAAAGCTGTTCCCGATCATCGAGCCTCACTGTTCCGATTCCGGGAACTTTGATAATGCACTCGAACTGTTGCTGATGTCCGGCCGTCCGCTGCCGGAAGTCATGATGATGATGATTCCCGAAGCCTGGCAGAATCACCATTCCATCTCCGTTGCCAAACGGGCCTTCTACGAATATCACTCTGCTCTGCAGGAACCATGGGACGGACCCGCCTCCGTTTCCTTTACCGATGGGCAATGCATCGGCGCGGTTCTGGACCGGAATGGTCTGCGACCCAGCCGTTATTACGTGACCCACGATGACCGTGTGATCATGGCCAGTGAAGTAGGCGTCCTGGAAGTCGATCCGAAAATCGTCAAGGAAAAAGGCCGTCTGCAGCCCGGGAAAATGTTCCTGGTTGACTTCGAAGAAGGCCGCCTGATCCCCGATGAAGAGATCAAGGAAAAATACGCCACCAAACGACCTTACCAGGAATGGCTGCAGGATCAGCGGATTCTCCTGAGCGACCTTCCCCTGGAAGGCCAGGTGGAAGAAATTCCCAAAAAGGAACTGCTCTCGCGCATGCAGTCCTTCGGTTTCACCTTTGAAACGCTGAAGTTTATGCTGATCCCGTTGATCAAAGCGAAAAAAGATCCGATCGGTTCGATGGGTAACGACGCCGCGCTGGCCTGCCTGAGCGATCAGTCACGACTGCTCTACGATTACTTCCACCAGCTGTTTGCGCAGGTGACGAACCCCGCGATCGATTCAATCCGCGAAGAAGTCATCATGTCCCTCGAGTGCTATATCGGCCCGGAAGGGAACCTGCTGGATTCGACTGAAGAGCAGTGTCATCGCCTGCTGATTCCGGAGCCGATCATCAGCAACGAAGAGATGGCAGCCATCAAAGCCATGGACTATCGTGGCTGGAAGAATAAAACCATCGACGTAACCTATCCCAAGGCAGAAGGGGAAGCCGGATTCCGCGCTGCCCTGGATCGCATCCGGGAAGAAGCCTCACAGGCGATTGCCGATGGTTTCAGCCTGATTACGCTTTCGGACCGCGCCGCGGGACGCGATCGAATCGGTCTGCCGACCATGGTGTCCTGTGGTGCCATTCACCATCACCTGGTGCGCAACGAACAGCGTACACAGATCGGAATCGTTCTGGAAACCGGCGAAGCCCGCGAAGTCCATCATCACTGTCTGCTGTTTGGTTACGGTGCTGACGCGATCAATCCTTACATGGCGTTCGAAGCACTCTGGCATTCCCTGGAAGCCGGCGAACTGGATGCGGCCAAGTGGACCCGCGAATCCATTGTCGCTGCCTACCGTAAAGGTGTCAGTAAAGGCATGCTGAAAGTCATGGCCAAGATGGGGATCTCAACTCTGCAGAGTTATAAAGGAGCCCAGATCTTTGAAGCCGTTGGTCTGAATAATGAGATTATTGACGCCTGCTTTGCTGGAACTGCCAGCCGCATCAAAGGGATCGGGTTCGACGTGGTTGCGAAAGAATGCGAAATGCGTCATAACATCGGTTATCCGCAGCGCGAACAGCATCGCCTGCCCGTACTGCCTAATCCCGGTGTGTACCACTGGCGTGCCAATGGAGAAAAGCATTCCTGGTCGCCTGAGAATATCGCCAATATCCAGGCTGCTGCTACAACCGGCGACAAAGAAGCCTACAAGCGATTTGCGAAAGCCGTCAACGAGCAGACGACCCGCGAGTGTCATCTGCGTGGTCTGTTGAAATTCAAAAAACGGGATTCGATTCCGCTGGAAGAGGTTGAGCCGGTCACGGAAATCGTGAAGCGGTTCTGCACGGGAGCGATGAGCTACGGCTCGATCTCTGCGGAATCACACGAAGCACTGGCGATTGCCATGAACCGCCTGGGTGGTAAGAGTAATACCGGCGAAGGGGGTGAAGATTCCGCCCGCTTCAAACCCATGGAGAATGGCGATTCCAAACGTTCTGCAATCAAGCAGATTGCTTCCGGCCGCTTTGGTGTGACCAGCTGGTATCTGACGAATGCCGACGAACTTCAGATCAAGATTTCTCAAGGTGCAAAGCCGGGAGAAGGGGGCGAACTGCCCGGGCATAAGGTCAATAAGATCATTGCCTCGGTACGTCACTCGACGCCTGGTGTGGGGCTCATCAGTCCTCCGCCGCACCATGATATTTATTCGATCGAAGACCTGTCGCAGTTGATCTACGACCTGAAGAATACCAACCCGAAAGCCCGCATCAGCGTGAAGCTGGTTTCGGAAGTCGGCGTCGGTACGATCGCTTCCGGCGTGGCCAAAGGTCACGCGGACAATATTCTGATCTCCGGTGCTTCCGGCGGAACGGGGGCTTCCCCGCTGACCAGTGTCAAGCACGCCGGTCTTCCCTGGGAACTCGGGATTTCTGAAACCCACCAGACCCTGGTGCTCAACGACCTCCGCAGCCGCGTGCGTCTGCAGACGGACGGTCAGTTGAAAACCGGTCGCGATATTGTGATCGCCAGCCTGCTGGGAGCCGAAGAATTCGGTTTCTCCACCGGCCCGCTGATCACCATGGGCTGTATCATGATGCGAAAGTGTCACCTCAATACCTGCCCGGTCGGTATTGCGACACAGAATCCGGAGCTCCGCAAGAAGTTCGCCGGTCAGCCGGAACACGTGGTGAATTACTTCTTCCTGCTCGCAGAAGAAGCCCGTGAACTGATGGCCGAACTCGGTTTCCGCACCATGGATGAAATGGTCGGCCGCAGCGATGTGCTGCAGCTGGACGAAAGTGTCGCGCACTGGAAAGCGAAGCACCTGGACCTGACTCCGATCCTGCGGCTGGCTGAAAAACCACATCCGAATGTGGGCACCTATTGTACGATGGATCAACAGCATGGTCTGGAAATCGTGCTGGACAATCTGCTCATCAGTGAAGCCCAACCTGCGATTCAAAAAGGGGAACCGGTGACGATTGACGTCAAACTCAAAAACACCGACCGAACCTTTGGCACCATGCTGAGCCACGAAGTTTCCAAAGCGCATGGTGCAGACGGCCTGCCCGATGAAACGATTCACATCAACAGTAAAGGTTCCGCCGGACAGAGTCTGGGGGCCTGGCTGGCACACGGGATTACCATCGAGCATGAAGGCGATGCCAACGACTATGTGGGCAAAGGTTTGAGCGGCGGTCGCATCATTATCTATCCGCCGGAAGATTCCACATTCGCTCCCGAGGACAACATCATCGTCGGAAACGTGAACCTCTACGGTGCCACCCAGGGTGAAGTCTATATCCGCGGCCAGGCAGCCGAACGTTTCTGTGTACGCAACTCAGGGGCTTCTGCCGTCGTCGAAGGGATTGGCGATCATGGTTGTGAATACATGACCGGTGGTCGGGCCGTCATTCTGGGAGAGACCGGCAGAAACTTTGCCGCCGGGATGTCCGGTGGAGTGGCCTATGTCTACGATCCCGAAGGACTGTTGCTGCAGAACAGTAACCTGGAAACCATAGAACTGGAGCCGGTGGAAGAAGCCGATGATATCGCAGAGCTGAAAGCGCTGATCGATAACCATCGCAAATTTACCGGTTCGACGATTGCCAAAAAGATCCTGGATCACTGGGAATCGGAGCTGGAATCATTCAAGAAAGTGATGCCCATCGATTACAAACGGGCTTTAGAGGAAATGGCGGCTGAAGAAGCCGAGGTCGTCGTTTAA
- a CDS encoding glutamate synthase subunit beta: protein MGKPTGFMEFPRELGADRKPELRILDWNEFHDHLTDEELGNQGARCMDCGIPFCHTGKTLAGMASGCPINNLIPEWNDHIYHGRWQDALDSLHKTNNFPEFTGRVCPAPCEGACVLGIHEPPVTIKNIENSIIDHAFDKGWVVANPPEVRTGKKVAVVGSGPAGLAAAAQLNTAGHSVTVFERDDRIGGLLMYGIPNMKLEKWIVQRRVDLLADEGVEFITNTSIGVDITADQLMKDFDAVVLCTGATKPRDLPIPGRELNGVHFAMEYLSKNTKSLLESGLESTHYQNSPVENFINAEGKKVVVIGGGDTGNDCLGTAMRQKCASLINLEIVPQPPNERAANNPWPQWPKIFRVDYGHEEAAAAFGKDPRLFQMSTVEFVGDDDGNLKGIKICEVDWSKPAANGAPFSIVDGSEQELECDLVFLALGFLGPEHIISEQLDLELDGRSNFKAEHEQYTTSLEGVFAAGDCRRGQSLIVWAINEGRGAARECDRYLMGATELP from the coding sequence ATGGGCAAGCCAACCGGCTTCATGGAATTTCCCCGAGAACTGGGTGCAGACCGTAAACCCGAATTGCGCATTCTGGACTGGAACGAATTTCACGATCATCTGACAGACGAAGAACTGGGGAACCAGGGTGCCCGCTGTATGGATTGTGGAATTCCTTTCTGCCACACCGGCAAAACGCTGGCTGGCATGGCTTCCGGCTGTCCGATCAATAATCTGATCCCGGAATGGAACGACCACATCTACCACGGTCGCTGGCAGGATGCGCTGGACAGTCTGCATAAGACCAACAACTTCCCGGAGTTCACCGGTCGCGTCTGCCCGGCTCCCTGTGAGGGTGCCTGCGTGCTGGGGATTCACGAACCGCCGGTCACGATCAAAAACATCGAGAATTCCATCATCGACCACGCCTTCGATAAAGGCTGGGTCGTTGCCAATCCACCAGAAGTTCGCACGGGTAAGAAAGTCGCTGTAGTCGGTTCCGGTCCTGCCGGCCTGGCTGCCGCCGCTCAGTTGAATACTGCAGGTCACAGTGTGACTGTCTTTGAACGCGATGACCGCATTGGTGGCCTGCTGATGTATGGCATTCCCAACATGAAGCTGGAAAAATGGATCGTGCAGCGTCGCGTCGATTTGCTGGCTGATGAAGGGGTCGAATTCATCACGAACACCTCTATCGGCGTAGACATCACAGCCGACCAGCTGATGAAAGATTTTGACGCAGTGGTACTCTGCACGGGTGCGACCAAACCCCGCGATCTGCCGATTCCCGGCCGTGAACTGAATGGTGTGCATTTCGCGATGGAGTACCTGTCGAAGAATACGAAGAGCCTGCTGGAGTCCGGTCTGGAAAGCACGCACTACCAGAATTCTCCCGTCGAAAACTTCATCAATGCTGAAGGCAAAAAAGTGGTTGTGATCGGCGGTGGTGATACCGGGAACGACTGCCTGGGCACGGCCATGCGACAGAAGTGTGCAAGCCTGATCAACCTGGAAATCGTGCCTCAACCACCGAACGAACGTGCCGCCAATAACCCCTGGCCTCAATGGCCAAAAATCTTCCGCGTCGATTACGGCCACGAAGAAGCGGCTGCCGCCTTTGGTAAAGATCCCCGTCTGTTCCAGATGTCGACCGTCGAGTTTGTCGGCGATGATGATGGTAATCTGAAAGGGATCAAGATCTGCGAAGTCGACTGGTCCAAACCAGCCGCTAACGGCGCGCCATTTTCGATCGTTGACGGTTCCGAACAGGAACTGGAATGCGACCTGGTCTTCCTGGCTCTCGGATTCTTGGGTCCCGAGCATATCATCAGCGAACAGCTGGACCTGGAACTGGATGGCCGCTCAAACTTCAAAGCCGAGCACGAGCAGTACACGACCAGCCTGGAAGGTGTCTTCGCTGCCGGCGACTGCCGACGCGGACAGAGCCTGATCGTCTGGGCGATCAACGAAGGCCGCGGCGCCGCCCGCGAATGCGACCGCTACCTGATGGGAGCAACTGAACTGCCATAA
- a CDS encoding STAS-like domain-containing protein, which yields MVGVRKRGEEIRQFILKNVEKHSSDIVAITASQFQISRQAVNKHIKLLVEQKAILVKGATRSRRYSLHPLIEWSNSYDLENKLEEDVVWQQDISKFLKELPDNVRDIWHYGFTEMLNNAIDHSSGSRVIIHIEKTASTTNIMIIDDGEGIFKKIQRELGLSDERHSVLELAKGKLTTDPNHHSGEGIFFSSRMFDRFAISSGSTYFSHEFDKTEDWIIEHKENKSGTAVFMYLSNNSSRTSKGVFDNFTLNDDYGFTKTIVPVHLAQYGDDQLISRSQAKRLLVRIEKFKKVIFDFDEVETIGQAFADEIFRVFQLQHKEMELVAINTQKQVQQMISRALSKE from the coding sequence ATGGTTGGAGTACGTAAAAGAGGTGAAGAAATTCGCCAGTTTATATTAAAAAATGTCGAAAAACATTCTTCTGATATCGTAGCAATTACTGCGAGTCAGTTTCAAATTTCCAGACAAGCTGTCAACAAACACATTAAATTACTCGTTGAACAAAAAGCGATTCTTGTAAAAGGGGCTACGAGAAGCAGGCGATATAGTTTGCATCCACTCATTGAATGGAGCAACTCCTACGACCTCGAAAATAAACTGGAAGAAGATGTGGTCTGGCAACAAGATATTTCAAAATTCTTAAAAGAATTGCCTGACAATGTCAGAGATATATGGCACTACGGTTTCACTGAAATGTTAAATAATGCCATTGACCATTCTTCCGGGTCAAGAGTAATCATTCACATTGAAAAAACGGCCTCAACTACAAATATCATGATCATTGACGACGGTGAAGGTATCTTCAAAAAAATCCAGCGCGAACTTGGATTAAGTGATGAACGACATTCTGTTCTGGAACTTGCTAAAGGGAAATTAACAACAGATCCCAATCATCATAGCGGGGAGGGCATTTTTTTTAGTTCCCGAATGTTCGATCGGTTTGCAATTTCATCTGGTTCAACATATTTTTCACATGAATTTGACAAAACGGAGGATTGGATAATCGAGCACAAAGAAAATAAGTCTGGTACCGCAGTTTTTATGTATTTATCAAATAACTCATCAAGAACTTCAAAAGGTGTCTTTGATAACTTCACTTTAAATGATGATTATGGATTCACTAAAACAATTGTTCCAGTCCACTTGGCGCAGTATGGAGACGATCAACTCATTTCCAGATCACAAGCGAAAAGACTATTAGTCAGAATCGAGAAATTTAAAAAAGTCATCTTTGATTTTGATGAAGTCGAAACGATTGGACAAGCCTTCGCTGATGAAATCTTTCGTGTCTTTCAGTTACAACACAAAGAGATGGAATTAGTTGCCATTAATACACAAAAGCAAGTCCAGCAAATGATTTCACGTGCGCTCTCAAAAGAGTAA
- a CDS encoding DUF5662 family protein — protein MIAFYERRTQAHIERVRSCLNLLAAESECGAELLERAEVHDASKYGPEERVPYIWLTEFHRCRWRKISFQYPPGMEERVQSAIRHHVTSNRHHPEFHNDPNEMTDIDLIEMVCDWTAMSLEFNQDEGSSRGWAERTIGHRLPLNDEKARFVFAVIEQLDRLRSGEEAN, from the coding sequence ATGATAGCGTTTTATGAACGCCGCACGCAGGCTCATATTGAGCGTGTTCGCAGCTGTCTGAATTTGCTGGCCGCTGAGTCCGAGTGTGGGGCGGAACTCCTGGAACGGGCGGAGGTGCATGATGCGTCCAAGTATGGTCCTGAAGAACGGGTGCCTTATATCTGGTTGACGGAATTTCATCGCTGTCGCTGGCGGAAAATTTCCTTTCAATATCCGCCGGGCATGGAAGAACGGGTACAGTCTGCGATCAGGCATCATGTTACCAGCAATCGCCATCATCCTGAGTTTCATAACGATCCCAATGAGATGACCGACATCGATCTGATCGAGATGGTCTGTGACTGGACGGCAATGTCACTGGAATTCAACCAGGATGAAGGCAGCTCTCGGGGCTGGGCCGAGAGAACCATCGGACATCGCCTTCCGCTTAATGACGAGAAGGCGCGGTTTGTGTTTGCAGTGATCGAGCAGTTGGACCGGTTGCGGTCAGGGGAGGAAGCAAATTGA
- a CDS encoding ankyrin repeat domain-containing protein, which translates to MAKNLLYAAGHGSLKEVKRFLEKGIAVDTLFDSGMTALSNAAFAGHLEVVEYLLSVGADPNCASEMGVTPLTAATRNWRVNVIPCLIKAGANLHHRTEQGHTSVMIAANWATLETLQLLVEAGADVLDQSPEGYTTLMLAALHNDRSQERLEYLLERGVDMNAVTKEGASAYSYANEKGHHELRDFLVSRGALENDYISPWRRKKT; encoded by the coding sequence ATGGCAAAGAATTTATTGTATGCAGCCGGTCATGGAAGTCTGAAGGAAGTTAAACGATTTCTGGAGAAGGGGATTGCCGTCGATACCCTGTTTGACTCTGGGATGACTGCATTGTCAAACGCGGCGTTCGCAGGGCATCTGGAAGTCGTCGAGTATCTGTTGTCTGTGGGCGCTGATCCGAATTGTGCCAGCGAAATGGGCGTGACTCCTTTGACAGCTGCGACCCGGAACTGGCGTGTGAATGTGATTCCCTGTCTGATCAAGGCGGGGGCGAACCTTCATCACCGCACAGAACAGGGGCATACCAGTGTGATGATCGCTGCGAACTGGGCGACACTGGAGACGCTGCAGCTTCTGGTTGAGGCCGGCGCTGATGTCTTGGATCAAAGTCCAGAGGGATACACGACGTTGATGCTGGCTGCGCTCCATAATGATCGCAGCCAGGAACGGCTGGAATATCTGCTGGAGCGGGGCGTTGACATGAACGCCGTCACAAAAGAGGGCGCAAGTGCCTACAGCTACGCGAATGAAAAAGGACATCACGAATTGCGGGATTTTCTGGTCAGCCGGGGAGCGTTAGAAAATGACTACATCTCCCCCTGGCGCCGCAAAAAGACTTGA